A genomic region of Ferroacidibacillus organovorans contains the following coding sequences:
- a CDS encoding nucleoid-associated protein, translating into MQISREIAKHLYESSSHPRIRGGEFFMLYFTNCSIDGVTTDAIGIFKSETKDTYLKISPKENTYGITLDEGISINRLEKGCLIFNLDVDIGYRVAVIDNLSKSGEEARYWKGQFLGVRELGTDDSITKQYMSLVTRVIDDSFPNGSAEHRIKTQLKAMSYFDSNVSFDDEQFTRDVLSEWPTASEEYNERKRRIQDKEGISLPEKFTISRKEVERVKRSVRRTIQLDDSFELVIKAGAAEVFTNLKREFDEEKGMFYYKVYFTSER; encoded by the coding sequence TTGCAAATATCCAGAGAAATTGCAAAGCATCTGTATGAAAGCTCTTCACACCCGCGAATACGTGGTGGCGAGTTCTTTATGCTGTATTTTACGAATTGCTCTATTGACGGTGTAACTACGGACGCCATAGGAATATTTAAATCGGAGACAAAAGACACATATCTTAAGATTTCTCCGAAGGAGAATACCTATGGAATAACTTTAGACGAGGGAATAAGCATTAACCGTTTGGAAAAGGGCTGTCTTATTTTCAATTTGGATGTGGACATTGGATATCGAGTAGCCGTTATTGATAATCTTAGCAAGAGTGGTGAAGAGGCTCGTTATTGGAAGGGACAATTTCTTGGTGTTAGGGAATTAGGAACCGACGATTCAATCACTAAGCAATACATGAGTCTAGTCACAAGAGTCATAGATGACTCATTCCCCAACGGAAGTGCTGAGCACAGAATTAAAACGCAACTCAAAGCGATGAGCTACTTTGATTCCAATGTCTCCTTTGACGATGAACAGTTTACACGAGACGTTTTATCTGAATGGCCGACAGCATCTGAAGAGTATAATGAACGAAAGAGGAGAATTCAAGACAAAGAGGGAATTAGTCTACCGGAGAAATTCACTATCTCCAGAAAGGAAGTAGAGCGAGTCAAACGGAGCGTCAGAAGAACCATACAGCTAGATGACTCTTTTGAATTAGTGATTAAAGCAGGTGCAGCAGAAGTCTTTACGAATTTAAAACGGGAATTTGATGAAGAAAAGGGAATGTTCTATTACAAGGTCTATTTTACTTCTGAAAGATAA
- a CDS encoding type I restriction enzyme endonuclease domain-containing protein: protein MLVCIDKITSVRMYYLIQDAWNKRITELESNLSKIRDPQEVIYQQRQIRWMKDTQMAVVISEEQGEIDKFRKWALDIKPHRQLIKNGFETDDQKRLDIESAFKKESHPFRVAIVCAMWLTGFDVPSLSTLYLDKPLKAHTLMQTIARANRKNEGKNNGLIVDYCGILKNLRAALATYAGRGDEGHGGDEGGRDPAKPDEELLADLVESIAFVRSFLHEGNAPLDDIIHQTGFARNAAILAAKEVANQNDETRKRFEVMCREVFKKFKACLNVSGINEHRNEYDSINIVYRSLQEDKDLADISDIIQKLHGVVDQAITTNSERIGESTTAYDISKIDFERLRKEFERSSSKNTTVQNLKSVIEKRLRRLLMQNPLRTDFQKHYEEIVEEYNREKDRLTIEKTFEALLLFVGALNEEESRAMREGLDEESLAIFDLLKKPELSAKDGKRIKQVSVELLRILKEEKLKIDHWRDKESTRDAVRVAIRDFLYSDTTGLPVDSFTDEDVDAKADLVFRHVFWAYPTVPSPVYA, encoded by the coding sequence ATGTTGGTTTGCATCGATAAAATCACCTCCGTTCGGATGTACTACCTGATACAGGATGCTTGGAATAAGAGGATCACGGAACTGGAATCGAATCTGTCCAAGATTCGCGATCCGCAAGAAGTCATCTACCAACAGCGCCAAATCAGATGGATGAAAGACACACAAATGGCGGTTGTAATCAGCGAAGAACAGGGCGAGATTGATAAATTCCGCAAGTGGGCACTCGATATTAAACCTCATCGCCAACTCATCAAAAATGGCTTTGAAACGGACGATCAGAAGCGATTGGACATTGAGTCCGCATTCAAGAAGGAGTCTCACCCCTTTCGGGTGGCCATCGTCTGCGCGATGTGGTTGACGGGTTTTGACGTTCCGAGCTTATCCACTCTTTATCTGGACAAACCGCTGAAAGCGCACACGCTCATGCAGACCATTGCCCGTGCCAATCGTAAAAACGAGGGCAAGAACAATGGCCTGATTGTGGACTACTGCGGAATCCTCAAGAATCTACGTGCTGCCCTAGCCACCTATGCAGGCCGAGGGGATGAAGGGCATGGCGGTGATGAGGGCGGGCGTGATCCCGCTAAGCCCGACGAGGAACTGCTGGCTGACTTGGTAGAGTCAATCGCTTTTGTTCGCTCATTTTTGCATGAGGGCAATGCACCCTTGGACGATATCATTCATCAAACTGGATTCGCCCGAAATGCTGCCATCTTAGCAGCCAAGGAAGTCGCCAACCAGAATGATGAAACCCGCAAACGCTTCGAAGTGATGTGCCGGGAAGTCTTCAAGAAATTCAAAGCATGCCTGAACGTCTCCGGCATCAACGAACATCGCAATGAGTACGACTCCATCAATATTGTCTATCGCAGTTTGCAGGAAGATAAGGACTTGGCAGACATCTCAGATATCATCCAGAAGCTGCATGGCGTTGTTGATCAGGCAATCACGACCAATAGCGAGCGGATCGGCGAATCAACCACTGCATACGACATCTCGAAGATTGATTTTGAGCGACTGCGCAAGGAATTTGAGCGAAGTTCCAGCAAGAACACGACGGTGCAGAATTTGAAAAGCGTGATCGAGAAACGACTCCGGCGCTTGCTGATGCAAAATCCATTGCGAACGGATTTCCAAAAGCACTACGAGGAGATCGTAGAAGAGTATAATCGAGAGAAAGACAGGTTGACGATTGAGAAGACCTTCGAAGCGCTATTGCTTTTTGTCGGTGCACTGAATGAAGAAGAGTCTCGGGCTATGCGTGAGGGCTTGGACGAGGAGAGTTTGGCGATATTTGACCTTCTCAAGAAGCCGGAGCTGTCCGCGAAGGACGGAAAACGCATTAAGCAGGTGTCTGTTGAACTCCTCCGAATCTTGAAAGAAGAGAAGCTGAAAATTGACCACTGGCGCGACAAGGAATCCACCCGTGATGCGGTTCGTGTTGCCATTCGCGATTTCCTCTACAGTGACACAACAGGGCTTCCAGTGGATAGCTTCACGGATGAAGATGTGGATGCCAAAGCGGATTTGGTGTTTCGGCATGTGTTTTGGGCGTATCCGACGGTGCCATCGCCGGTGTATGCATGA
- a CDS encoding restriction endonuclease subunit S, with protein MSSGVINFNDCDFISEEDHEICKKRVKPEVGDVLLANIGSVGDVARVTSEQEFSIKNVALLRPNPSQVNSLFFYYITRSSEFKKGILNLRLGSAQPYISLENLRSFRIQIPVDKSKQYEIANVLRQYDNLIANNRRRIELLEQAARLLYKEWFVHFRFPGHELVKIVDGVPDGWSRVTLVNLCHDIRVSIDPSSVPSETPYIGLEHIPRRSITLSEWGHSREVASNKFTFKAGDILFGKIRPYFHKVGFALVDGITSSDAIVVRSVESKLQQYCLTLLSSDEFVSLASKTVREGSKMPRADWNYLQKCKFLRPADKTLEEFNLIIEPMVEQMRTLALQSRRLAEARDLLLPRLMNGEIAI; from the coding sequence ATATCATCCGGAGTAATTAACTTTAATGACTGTGACTTTATTAGCGAGGAAGATCACGAGATATGCAAGAAACGAGTAAAGCCGGAGGTTGGAGATGTTTTACTTGCGAATATCGGTTCTGTTGGTGATGTCGCACGCGTAACGAGCGAGCAGGAATTTAGTATTAAGAACGTTGCCTTGCTAAGGCCCAACCCTAGTCAGGTCAACTCACTTTTCTTTTACTATATTACACGAAGTTCTGAGTTTAAAAAGGGAATACTGAACTTACGCTTGGGTTCTGCCCAGCCTTACATCAGCCTTGAGAATCTTCGCTCTTTTAGGATTCAGATTCCTGTGGACAAGAGCAAACAGTACGAAATTGCGAATGTATTAAGGCAATACGACAATCTCATCGCAAACAACCGTCGCCGGATAGAGCTGCTCGAACAGGCAGCACGATTGCTCTACAAGGAATGGTTCGTGCATTTTCGTTTTCCCGGACATGAACTTGTGAAAATTGTTGATGGTGTGCCAGATGGGTGGAGTCGTGTAACCTTGGTTAACCTCTGTCACGACATCAGAGTATCAATAGACCCGTCTTCCGTACCTTCTGAAACCCCATATATTGGGCTGGAGCACATTCCTCGTCGCTCCATTACCCTCTCGGAATGGGGGCATAGTCGCGAGGTTGCAAGCAACAAGTTTACCTTTAAAGCGGGTGACATTCTGTTCGGTAAAATTCGCCCTTATTTTCACAAAGTCGGTTTTGCGTTGGTCGATGGGATAACCTCTTCAGATGCTATTGTCGTGAGATCAGTAGAGTCTAAGCTACAACAATATTGCCTTACTTTACTCTCCAGTGATGAGTTTGTATCGTTAGCTTCCAAAACAGTCCGAGAAGGATCAAAGATGCCGAGGGCTGATTGGAACTATCTCCAGAAGTGTAAATTCCTCAGACCTGCTGATAAGACTTTAGAAGAATTTAATCTCATTATTGAACCCATGGTCGAACAGATGAGGACCCTAGCGTTGCAGTCACGGAGACTGGCCGAAGCCCGCGATCTCCTGCTCCCTCGCTTGATGAACGGAGAGATTGCCATATGA
- a CDS encoding tyrosine-type recombinase/integrase — protein sequence MMRTIREDNVVAIRRSSKVSVTLRTLADQYLISLERKQASVFTIKHERECINAILKRLPEDIAADSITTEYLEKHVFDDMRAQGLKPNTINGRIKTIRRVLSYAKEEGLVVTNAAYRLQKLIETDMGIPSFVEDQYMKILEQCKTTTFAGLRDKAIMALMLDNGIRLRELVDLDVDQVDLYGKLLKNVDGKTNTTEDLPLSEPMVRLLATYIKERGRYLTASPALFVTLDGKRLNRSTIQHAISDYGKRAGITNVRVSAHTFRHTFARMWILNGGDPFTLRRIMRHRTMDMVNKYIRLWGHEVVERHETFSPFARHKLL from the coding sequence ATGATGCGGACAATTCGAGAGGACAACGTTGTGGCTATCCGTAGAAGTTCAAAGGTTTCTGTTACGCTTCGTACTTTGGCTGACCAGTACTTGATTAGCCTTGAACGCAAACAGGCATCCGTATTTACAATCAAGCACGAGCGTGAATGCATCAATGCAATCTTGAAACGCTTGCCAGAAGACATTGCTGCTGACTCTATTACCACTGAGTATTTGGAAAAGCACGTTTTTGACGATATGCGGGCGCAAGGATTGAAACCGAACACGATTAATGGACGGATTAAAACCATTCGTCGGGTCCTCAGTTATGCAAAAGAAGAAGGACTTGTCGTGACAAATGCTGCTTATAGACTTCAGAAACTGATTGAAACGGACATGGGCATTCCCTCGTTTGTAGAAGATCAATACATGAAGATCTTGGAGCAGTGTAAGACGACGACATTTGCCGGACTTCGAGACAAAGCGATCATGGCTCTCATGTTGGATAACGGGATTCGGTTGCGGGAACTGGTCGACTTGGACGTTGACCAAGTGGATTTGTACGGAAAGCTCTTGAAAAATGTTGATGGCAAAACGAATACTACGGAAGACCTCCCACTGAGCGAGCCCATGGTTCGGCTTCTCGCAACGTACATTAAAGAGAGAGGGAGATACCTAACTGCATCTCCCGCCCTATTCGTGACATTGGACGGTAAGCGACTGAACCGCTCAACCATCCAGCACGCAATTTCAGATTATGGAAAGAGGGCCGGGATTACGAACGTCCGAGTCAGCGCCCATACATTCCGGCATACATTCGCCAGAATGTGGATTCTAAACGGTGGCGATCCATTTACTTTGAGACGGATTATGCGCCATCGCACCATGGACATGGTCAACAAGTACATCCGCTTGTGGGGACATGAGGTTGTCGAACGACATGAAACGTTCTCCCCGTTTGCAAGGCACAAGCTTTTATGA